In Bacillus toyonensis BCT-7112, a single window of DNA contains:
- the nheA gene encoding non-hemolytic enterotoxin NHE subunit A codes for MKKTLITGLLVTAVSTSCFIPVSAYAKGGQTEVKAVYAQNVIAPNTLSNSIRMLGSQSPLIQAYGLVILQQPDIKVNAMSSLTNHQKFAKANVREWIDEYNPKLIDLNQEMMRYSTRFNSYYSKLYELAGNVNEDEQAKADFTNAYGKLQLQVQSIQESMEQDLLELNRFKTVLDKDSNNLSIKADEAIKTLQGSNGDIVKLRENIKRIQGEIQAELTTILNRPQEIIKGSINIGKQVFTITNQTAQTKTIDFVSIGTLSNEIVNAADSQTREAALRIQQKQKELLPLIQKLSQTESEATQITFVEDQVSSFTELIDRQIATLETLLADWKVFNNNMIQIQTNIEEGTYTDSSLLQKHFNQLKKVSDEMNKQTNQFEDYVTNVEVH; via the coding sequence GTGAAAAAGACTTTAATTACAGGGTTATTGGTTACAGCAGTATCTACGAGTTGCTTCATTCCTGTAAGCGCTTACGCTAAGGGGGGGCAAACAGAAGTGAAAGCAGTATATGCACAAAATGTAATTGCTCCAAATACATTATCCAATTCAATTAGAATGTTAGGATCACAGTCACCGCTTATACAAGCATACGGATTAGTTATTTTACAACAGCCAGACATTAAGGTGAATGCGATGAGTAGTTTGACGAATCATCAAAAGTTTGCAAAGGCAAATGTAAGAGAGTGGATCGATGAATATAATCCGAAGTTAATCGATTTAAATCAAGAGATGATGAGATATAGTACTAGATTTAATAGTTATTATAGTAAGCTCTATGAACTAGCAGGAAACGTAAATGAAGATGAACAAGCAAAAGCAGATTTTACAAATGCATATGGAAAATTACAACTGCAAGTACAAAGCATCCAAGAGAGTATGGAGCAAGATTTATTAGAGTTAAATCGATTTAAAACAGTATTAGACAAAGATAGCAATAACTTATCGATTAAAGCTGATGAAGCAATAAAAACACTGCAAGGATCAAATGGGGATATTGTGAAATTAAGAGAAAATATTAAAAGAATTCAAGGGGAAATTCAAGCTGAACTAACTACTATTTTGAATAGACCGCAAGAAATCATTAAAGGTTCTATTAATATCGGTAAACAAGTATTTACAATTACAAATCAAACTGCACAAACGAAAACAATCGACTTTGTTTCTATCGGTACTTTAAGTAATGAAATTGTAAATGCTGCAGATAGTCAAACGAGGGAAGCAGCTCTTCGTATTCAACAAAAGCAAAAAGAGCTATTACCACTTATTCAAAAGTTATCACAGACTGAATCAGAGGCGACTCAAATTACATTCGTTGAAGATCAAGTAAGTAGCTTTACAGAACTAATTGATCGCCAAATCGCAACTTTAGAAACGTTATTAGCGGATTGGAAAGTTTTCAATAATAATATGATCCAAATTCAAACAAATATTGAAGAAGGCACGTATACAGACAGTAGTTTACTTCAAAAACATTTCAATCAACTTAAAAAAGTAAGTGATGAAATGAATAAGCAAACAAATCAATTTGAAGATTATGTTACAAACGTTGAAGTACATTAA
- the nheB gene encoding non-hemolytic enterotoxin NHE subunit B, protein MTKKPYKVMALSALMAVFAAGNIMPAHTYAAESTVKQAPVHAVAKAYNDYEEYSLGPEGLKDAMERTGSNALVMDLYALTIIKQGNVNFGNVSSVDAALKGKVIQHQDTARGNAKQWLDVLKPQLISTNQNIINYNTKFQNYYDTLVAAVDAKDKATLTKGLTRLSSSINENKAQVDQLVEDLKKFRNKMTSDTQNFKGDANQITSILASQDAGIPLLQNQITTYNEAISKYNAIIIGSSVATALGPIAIIGGAVVIATGAGTPLGVALIAGGAAAVGGGTAGIVLAKKELDNAQAEIQKITGQVTTAQLEVAGLTNIKTQTEYLTNTIDTAITALQNISNQWYTMGSKYNSLLQNVDSISPNDLVFIKEDLNIAKDSWKNIKDYAEKIYAEDIKVVDTKKA, encoded by the coding sequence ATGACAAAAAAACCTTATAAAGTAATGGCTCTATCAGCACTTATGGCAGTATTTGCAGCAGGGAATATTATGCCGGCCCATACGTATGCAGCTGAAAGTACAGTGAAACAAGCTCCAGTTCATGCTGTAGCAAAAGCTTATAATGACTATGAGGAATACTCATTAGGACCAGAAGGCCTAAAAGATGCAATGGAAAGAACAGGTTCAAACGCTTTAGTAATGGATCTGTACGCTTTAACAATTATTAAACAAGGTAATGTTAACTTTGGTAATGTATCGTCTGTTGATGCGGCTTTAAAAGGGAAAGTGATTCAGCACCAAGATACAGCTAGAGGAAATGCGAAGCAATGGTTAGATGTATTAAAGCCACAGCTTATTTCAACGAATCAAAATATCATTAATTACAATACGAAATTCCAAAACTATTATGATACTTTAGTTGCTGCGGTAGATGCAAAAGATAAAGCGACTCTTACGAAAGGCTTAACTAGATTATCAAGTAGTATTAATGAAAATAAAGCACAAGTAGATCAATTAGTAGAAGACTTGAAGAAATTCCGCAATAAAATGACGTCAGATACGCAAAACTTCAAGGGAGATGCAAATCAAATTACATCTATCTTAGCTAGTCAAGACGCTGGAATTCCGCTATTGCAAAATCAAATTACAACGTACAATGAAGCAATTAGTAAATATAATGCAATTATTATCGGTTCATCAGTTGCTACAGCGTTAGGACCAATTGCAATTATCGGTGGTGCAGTAGTTATTGCAACTGGTGCAGGAACGCCGCTAGGAGTCGCGTTAATTGCAGGTGGTGCGGCAGCTGTAGGTGGTGGTACAGCTGGTATTGTTTTAGCGAAGAAAGAGCTTGATAATGCACAAGCAGAAATTCAAAAGATAACAGGACAAGTTACAACTGCGCAATTAGAAGTAGCAGGATTAACGAACATTAAAACACAAACAGAGTATTTAACAAATACAATTGATACTGCAATTACAGCGTTACAAAATATTTCAAACCAATGGTACACAATGGGATCAAAATACAATTCTTTACTTCAAAATGTAGATTCAATTAGTCCAAACGATCTTGTTTTCATTAAAGAAGATTTAAACATTGCGAAAGATAGCTGGAAAAACATTAAGGACTATGCAGAAAAGATTTATGCTGAGGATATTAAAGTAGTAGATACGAAAAAAGCATAA
- a CDS encoding HBL/NHE enterotoxin family protein — MRNKFYKKCLLTIMIAGFATSNAFPLHPFAAEQNVKTLQENAKNYSLGPAGFQDVMAQTTSSIFAMDSYAKLIQNQQETDLSKISSINSEFKGNMVQHQRDAKINAAYWLNNMKPQIMKTDQNIINYNNTFQAYYNSMLVAINQKDSGKLKADLEKLYADILKNQNEVDILLGNLKAFRDRMAKDTNSFKEDTNQLTSILASTNAGIPALEQQINTYNDSIKKSNDMVIAGGVLCVALITCLAGGPMIAIAKKDIANAEREIANLKDRISGAQAEVAILTDVKNKTTNMTETIDAAITALQNISNQWYTVGAKYNNLLQNVKGISPEEFTFIKEDLYTAKDSWKDVKDYTEKLHEGVAK, encoded by the coding sequence ATGCGTAATAAATTCTATAAAAAATGTCTTTTAACGATAATGATTGCTGGATTCGCAACAAGTAACGCGTTTCCTTTACATCCTTTTGCAGCGGAACAAAACGTAAAAACATTGCAAGAAAATGCGAAAAATTATTCTCTTGGACCAGCAGGTTTCCAAGATGTAATGGCGCAAACGACATCGAGCATATTTGCAATGGATTCATATGCAAAATTAATTCAAAATCAGCAAGAGACTGATTTGAGTAAAATAAGTTCAATTAATAGTGAGTTTAAAGGAAATATGGTTCAGCACCAAAGAGATGCAAAAATTAATGCAGCGTATTGGTTAAATAATATGAAGCCTCAAATTATGAAAACGGATCAAAATATTATTAATTACAATAATACTTTTCAAGCGTACTATAATAGCATGCTAGTAGCGATTAATCAAAAGGATAGCGGTAAATTAAAAGCGGATTTAGAAAAGTTGTATGCGGACATTTTAAAAAATCAAAATGAAGTAGATATTTTATTAGGGAATTTAAAAGCATTTCGCGATAGAATGGCGAAAGATACAAACAGTTTTAAAGAAGATACAAATCAATTAACTTCGATTTTGGCGAGTACGAATGCTGGTATTCCAGCATTAGAGCAACAAATAAATACATATAATGATTCGATTAAAAAGAGTAATGATATGGTTATTGCTGGTGGTGTACTTTGCGTAGCGTTAATAACATGTCTTGCTGGCGGACCGATGATTGCGATTGCGAAAAAAGATATCGCAAATGCAGAAAGAGAAATAGCCAATTTAAAAGATAGAATTTCTGGCGCACAAGCAGAAGTCGCAATTTTGACAGATGTGAAAAATAAAACAACAAATATGACAGAAACAATTGATGCAGCAATTACAGCACTACAAAACATATCAAATCAATGGTATACAGTAGGTGCAAAATATAATAATTTACTACAAAACGTAAAAGGAATTAGTCCGGAAGAGTTTACGTTTATAAAAGAAGATTTATATACAGCAAAAGATAGCTGGAAAGATGTAAAAGATTATACAGAAAAATTACATGAAGGTGTGGCGAAATAA
- a CDS encoding LysE family translocator, producing MENYLLFILTAMLIIIMPGPGFALVTKNTISHGKNGGIKTVLGTISGMMIHTIMATLGLSAILMKFAMLFTFIKYAGAFYLMYLAVKSIKSAFSRKEDMSGSVEMDYKDIGAIKSFRQGFTTAILNPKTAVFFLSFLPQFIVSNQSHFFQFLLLGLTFTTLTAIWYLLYITLIRQLRTFLRKEKVNRTIEGITGTVLLVFGVRLFFQK from the coding sequence ATGGAAAATTATTTATTATTTATCCTTACAGCAATGCTAATCATAATTATGCCTGGTCCTGGTTTTGCCTTAGTTACAAAAAATACTATCTCGCATGGTAAAAATGGTGGGATAAAGACCGTCTTAGGAACGATATCTGGAATGATGATTCATACAATAATGGCTACGCTAGGACTCTCTGCCATCCTAATGAAATTTGCTATGTTATTTACATTTATAAAATATGCTGGGGCTTTTTATTTAATGTACTTAGCTGTGAAGTCAATTAAAAGTGCTTTTTCTAGAAAAGAAGATATGTCAGGTTCAGTAGAAATGGACTATAAAGATATTGGAGCAATTAAAAGTTTTAGACAAGGATTTACTACGGCAATTTTAAACCCAAAAACTGCTGTATTTTTCCTAAGTTTTTTACCCCAATTTATTGTGAGCAATCAAAGTCATTTCTTCCAATTTCTTTTGTTAGGACTCACATTTACGACTTTGACAGCAATATGGTATTTGCTTTATATCACGCTAATACGTCAATTAAGAACTTTTTTAAGAAAAGAAAAAGTGAACCGTACAATAGAGGGTATTACTGGCACAGTATTATTAGTATTTGGAGTTAGGTTATTTTTCCAAAAATAA
- a CDS encoding CPBP family intramembrane glutamic endopeptidase — MNFIKMNQKELIMLLVYPMFTLFQIGLFILFGISLLTNVNLVESEFALGAMSLTIPTILGVMFFRKEIIQSFTYFKEKTILKIVSIPIVVLFMVIVENSIMHFLNTGQPENQEQVLTQGAEIPIIFTLLLFGIMGPVIEEIMFRHILLNRFSHYVGTAIASIISIIIFTVLHTNQLSDIAIYLPGSVILTAAYLISNRSIAYVMAIHVLNNSIAFIQMYMS; from the coding sequence GTGAACTTTATTAAAATGAATCAAAAAGAACTTATTATGCTACTAGTTTATCCAATGTTTACACTATTTCAAATTGGCTTGTTCATATTATTTGGCATATCACTTTTAACTAATGTCAATTTAGTTGAATCAGAATTTGCTCTTGGTGCCATGAGCTTGACTATACCTACTATTCTAGGAGTAATGTTCTTTAGGAAAGAAATTATTCAAAGTTTTACTTATTTTAAAGAGAAGACAATTTTGAAAATAGTAAGTATTCCTATAGTGGTTTTATTTATGGTAATTGTGGAAAATTCTATTATGCATTTTCTAAATACAGGTCAGCCAGAGAACCAAGAACAGGTCCTTACACAAGGGGCAGAGATTCCTATTATATTCACATTGCTCCTATTTGGAATTATGGGTCCAGTAATTGAAGAAATTATGTTTCGCCATATATTATTAAATCGTTTTTCGCATTATGTTGGTACTGCTATTGCATCTATCATTTCAATTATAATTTTTACAGTACTTCATACGAACCAGCTTTCGGATATTGCTATTTATTTACCTGGATCGGTAATTCTTACTGCGGCTTATCTTATTTCTAACAGATCCATTGCATATGTTATGGCGATACATGTGTTAAATAATTCTATTGCTTTCATTCAAATGTACATGTCATAG
- a CDS encoding TetR/AcrR family transcriptional regulator — translation MTKVDKVKEKIIETSLYLFNTNGITYTSIQDIMTATELSKGAIYRRFKNKEEIVLAAYDKSGEIMWNHFHKAMENKKTAIDKILAIFLVYQDAANNPPIAGGCPLLNSAIESTGVFPELQKAAAKGYDDTVMLMASLIKEGIEKQELKEDLDIISLASFLASSMEGAIMASRVSNDNIHHHYFIEQIKHHLFSYSK, via the coding sequence ATGACTAAAGTTGATAAGGTAAAAGAAAAGATTATTGAAACATCTTTATATTTATTTAATACTAATGGAATAACTTATACATCCATTCAGGATATAATGACAGCTACTGAACTATCTAAAGGAGCTATTTATCGTAGATTCAAAAATAAAGAAGAAATTGTCCTTGCTGCCTACGACAAAAGTGGTGAGATTATGTGGAACCATTTTCATAAAGCGATGGAAAATAAAAAGACAGCAATCGATAAAATCCTTGCAATATTCCTTGTATATCAAGATGCAGCTAATAACCCCCCTATTGCTGGAGGCTGTCCATTACTTAATAGCGCAATTGAAAGTACTGGAGTATTTCCAGAATTACAAAAAGCAGCAGCAAAAGGTTATGATGATACAGTAATGTTAATGGCCTCTCTCATAAAGGAAGGAATAGAGAAACAAGAACTTAAAGAAGATTTAGATATTATATCGCTCGCTTCTTTTCTTGCATCTTCAATGGAGGGAGCTATTATGGCAAGTCGAGTATCTAACGATAATATACACCATCATTATTTTATTGAACAAATAAAACATCATCTTTTCTCTTATTCTAAATAA
- a CDS encoding sugar-binding transcriptional regulator, translated as MEKDKQQLSVEVARLYYQSDYSQQEIANKLNISRPTISRLLKYAKEKGFVQISIADPFADLDNVGNLLKEKYNLLEAHVVFSPVPEYATITEYISKYAAEYMEKTVKNGDIVGVSWGMTMYEIARKIVPQHVKGVEVVQLKGGISHSSVNTYANETIALFAEAFQTTPRNLPLPVIFDNAVTKELVEQDRHIHHIIEMGKQANIAVFTVGTVRDEALLFRLGYLDKDETNILKKQAVGDICSRFFDGDGNISSEEINKRTIGIELEELKLKKRSILVAGGNRKIQAIDGALRGGYANVLIIDQHTAKELLHYQKG; from the coding sequence ATGGAAAAAGATAAACAACAATTAAGCGTTGAAGTTGCAAGATTATATTATCAATCCGATTATAGTCAGCAAGAAATTGCTAACAAATTAAATATTTCAAGACCGACGATTTCTAGATTATTAAAGTACGCGAAAGAAAAAGGATTTGTTCAAATTAGTATAGCCGATCCATTTGCTGATTTAGATAACGTTGGGAATTTATTGAAAGAAAAGTACAACTTGTTAGAGGCGCATGTAGTATTTTCTCCAGTGCCAGAATATGCAACGATTACTGAGTATATTAGTAAATATGCGGCTGAGTACATGGAAAAGACAGTGAAAAACGGTGATATCGTCGGTGTAAGCTGGGGAATGACGATGTATGAAATTGCTAGGAAAATCGTACCACAACATGTGAAAGGTGTAGAAGTTGTCCAGCTAAAAGGTGGTATTAGTCATTCGAGTGTAAATACATATGCGAATGAGACCATTGCTTTATTTGCAGAGGCTTTTCAAACGACACCAAGAAATTTACCGCTCCCAGTTATATTTGATAATGCGGTGACAAAAGAATTAGTAGAGCAGGATCGACATATTCATCACATTATTGAAATGGGGAAACAAGCAAATATTGCAGTTTTCACTGTCGGAACAGTGCGTGATGAAGCGTTATTATTCCGATTAGGATATTTAGATAAGGATGAAACGAACATTCTGAAAAAACAAGCTGTCGGTGACATTTGTTCACGTTTCTTTGACGGAGACGGAAATATTAGTAGTGAAGAAATTAATAAGCGTACCATTGGAATTGAGTTAGAGGAACTTAAATTAAAGAAACGTTCTATTTTAGTTGCAGGTGGTAATAGAAAAATACAAGCAATTGATGGTGCGTTACGTGGCGGGTATGCAAATGTATTAATTATTGATCAGCATACAGCAAAAGAACTGTTACATTATCAAAAAGGTTAG
- the deoC gene encoding deoxyribose-phosphate aldolase: MNIAKLIDHTILKANSTKEDVMKVIEEAKEYKFASVCINPTWVKLAAEELAGHDVDVCTVIGFPLGASTTETKAFETKDAIAKGATEVDMVINVGALKDGDNEFVEKDIYEVVQAAKGKALVKVIIETCLLTDEEKVRACELSVKAGADFVKTSTGFSTGGATAEDIALMRKTVGPNVGVKASGGVRTREDADKMVAAGASRVGASASVAIVLNDAKGATDNY, from the coding sequence ATGAATATTGCAAAGTTAATTGACCATACAATTTTAAAAGCTAATTCTACAAAAGAAGATGTTATGAAAGTAATCGAGGAAGCAAAGGAATATAAATTCGCTTCTGTTTGTATTAATCCTACATGGGTAAAGCTAGCTGCTGAAGAATTAGCTGGACATGATGTAGACGTTTGTACTGTAATCGGTTTCCCATTAGGAGCAAGCACTACTGAAACAAAAGCATTCGAAACAAAAGATGCTATCGCAAAAGGTGCAACTGAAGTTGATATGGTAATCAACGTAGGTGCTTTAAAAGATGGCGACAATGAGTTCGTTGAAAAAGATATTTATGAAGTAGTACAAGCAGCAAAAGGAAAAGCTCTTGTAAAAGTAATCATTGAAACTTGCCTTCTAACAGACGAAGAAAAAGTTCGTGCTTGTGAATTATCAGTAAAAGCTGGCGCTGATTTCGTAAAAACTTCAACTGGATTCTCAACTGGCGGAGCAACTGCTGAAGATATCGCATTAATGCGTAAAACGGTAGGACCAAACGTTGGTGTAAAAGCATCTGGCGGAGTTCGTACACGTGAAGATGCAGATAAAATGGTAGCTGCTGGAGCTTCTCGTGTTGGAGCAAGCGCTAGTGTTGCAATCGTATTAAACGATGCAAAAGGTGCTACAGATAACTACTAA
- a CDS encoding NupC/NupG family nucleoside CNT transporter, protein MKYLIGVFGLVLILGIAWLASNDRKKVKYRPIITMVILQFILGFLLLNTSVGNILISGIADGFGELLKYAADGVNFVFGGLVNQKEFSFFLSVLMPIVFISALIGILQHIKVLPIIVKSIGLALSKVNGMGKLESYNAVASAILGQSEVFISVKKQLGLLPEKRMYTLCASAMSTVSMSIVGSYMVLLKPQYVVTALVLNLFGGFIIASIINPYEVTEEEDMLEVQEEEKKTFFEVLGEYIIDGFKVAITVAAMLVGFVALIAFINAVFKGVIGISFQEILGYVFAPFAFIMGVPWHEAVNAGNIMATKLVSNEFVAMTDLAQGNFNFSDRTTAIISVFLVSFANFSSIGIIAGAVKSLNEKQGNVVARFGLKLLFGATLVSFLSATIVGLLF, encoded by the coding sequence ATGAAATACTTAATCGGTGTTTTTGGCCTCGTATTGATTTTAGGTATCGCTTGGCTTGCTAGTAATGATAGAAAGAAAGTCAAATATCGTCCAATCATAACGATGGTTATATTACAATTCATTTTGGGGTTTTTACTATTAAATACAAGTGTAGGGAATATATTAATTAGCGGAATAGCAGATGGTTTTGGGGAATTATTAAAATATGCCGCTGATGGTGTGAATTTCGTATTTGGTGGATTAGTAAATCAAAAAGAGTTTTCATTCTTTTTAAGTGTATTAATGCCAATCGTATTTATATCAGCTTTAATAGGTATTTTGCAACATATTAAAGTATTACCTATTATTGTGAAATCTATCGGTCTAGCATTAAGTAAAGTAAATGGAATGGGTAAACTAGAATCATATAACGCGGTAGCTTCTGCGATTTTAGGACAGTCTGAAGTGTTTATTTCAGTTAAGAAACAACTAGGATTATTGCCAGAGAAAAGAATGTACACATTATGTGCATCTGCAATGTCTACAGTTTCTATGTCTATCGTTGGATCATACATGGTGTTATTAAAACCGCAATATGTTGTAACCGCTTTAGTGCTTAACTTATTCGGTGGCTTTATCATTGCTTCTATCATTAACCCGTATGAAGTTACTGAAGAAGAAGATATGTTAGAAGTGCAAGAAGAAGAGAAGAAGACTTTCTTTGAAGTATTAGGGGAATACATTATCGATGGATTTAAAGTTGCGATTACAGTAGCAGCTATGTTAGTTGGTTTCGTTGCTCTTATCGCATTCATTAATGCAGTATTTAAAGGTGTAATCGGTATTTCATTCCAAGAAATTCTTGGTTATGTATTTGCACCATTTGCATTTATTATGGGTGTTCCATGGCATGAAGCAGTTAATGCCGGTAATATTATGGCAACAAAACTTGTATCGAATGAATTTGTCGCTATGACAGATTTAGCGCAAGGGAACTTTAATTTCTCAGACAGAACGACAGCGATTATATCTGTATTCTTAGTTTCATTTGCAAACTTCTCTTCAATTGGAATTATTGCAGGGGCAGTTAAGAGCTTAAATGAAAAGCAGGGGAATGTAGTCGCAAGATTTGGTTTGAAATTACTTTTCGGTGCAACGCTAGTAAGTTTCTTATCAGCAACAATCGTTGGCTTATTATTTTAA
- a CDS encoding pyrimidine-nucleoside phosphorylase, translating into MRMVDIIAKKRDGKELTTEEIKFFINGYTDGSIPDYQVSALAMAIFFKDMTDRERADLTMAMVESGETIDLSAIEGIKVDKHSTGGVGDTTTLVLGPLVAALDVPVAKMSGRGLGHTGGTIDKLEAVEGFHVEITKEQFIDIVNRDKVAVIGQTGNLTPADKKIYALRDVTGTVNSIPLIASSIMSKKIAAGADAIVLDVKTGAGAFMKTEEDAKELAHAMVRIGNNVGRQTMAVISDMSQPLGFAIGNALEVKEAIDTLKGEGPEDLTELVLVLGSQMVVLAKKANTLEEAREMLIEVMKNGKATEKFKEFLSNQGGDSSIVDNPEKMPQAKYIIDVPAKTSGVISNIVADEIGIAAMLLGAGRATKEDEIDLAVGLMLRKKVGDAVKEGEPFVTIYANRENVEDVKAKIYENISIAETAVAPKLVHTVITD; encoded by the coding sequence ATGAGAATGGTAGATATTATTGCAAAAAAACGTGACGGCAAAGAATTAACGACTGAAGAAATCAAATTCTTTATTAATGGATATACAGACGGAAGTATTCCTGATTATCAAGTGAGTGCACTTGCAATGGCAATCTTCTTTAAAGATATGACAGATCGTGAACGTGCAGATTTAACGATGGCAATGGTGGAGTCTGGAGAAACGATCGACTTATCAGCAATTGAAGGCATTAAAGTAGATAAGCATTCAACTGGCGGTGTTGGTGATACAACTACATTAGTATTAGGACCATTAGTTGCTGCTTTAGATGTACCAGTAGCAAAAATGTCAGGTCGTGGTTTAGGACATACGGGCGGAACAATTGACAAATTAGAAGCAGTGGAAGGATTCCACGTTGAAATTACGAAAGAGCAGTTCATTGATATTGTAAACCGTGACAAAGTAGCTGTTATCGGACAAACAGGAAACTTAACACCTGCTGATAAAAAGATTTATGCATTACGTGATGTAACAGGAACAGTAAATTCAATTCCTCTAATCGCAAGTTCAATTATGAGTAAAAAAATTGCAGCTGGTGCTGACGCAATCGTACTTGATGTAAAAACCGGTGCAGGTGCATTTATGAAAACGGAAGAAGATGCAAAAGAATTAGCACATGCAATGGTACGCATCGGAAATAATGTAGGACGTCAAACAATGGCTGTTATTTCAGATATGTCACAACCTCTTGGCTTTGCGATTGGTAATGCCCTAGAAGTGAAAGAAGCAATTGATACGTTAAAAGGTGAAGGGCCAGAAGATTTAACAGAATTAGTACTTGTATTAGGAAGTCAAATGGTCGTACTTGCGAAAAAAGCAAATACGTTAGAAGAAGCTCGTGAAATGTTAATTGAAGTTATGAAAAACGGAAAAGCAACTGAGAAGTTTAAAGAGTTCTTAAGCAATCAAGGTGGAGATAGCTCAATTGTAGACAATCCAGAAAAAATGCCACAAGCGAAGTATATAATTGATGTACCTGCTAAAACTTCAGGCGTGATTTCAAACATTGTTGCAGATGAAATCGGTATCGCTGCAATGTTACTTGGTGCAGGCCGTGCAACGAAAGAAGATGAAATCGATTTAGCTGTAGGTTTAATGTTACGTAAAAAAGTTGGCGATGCAGTAAAAGAAGGCGAGCCATTCGTAACGATCTACGCAAATCGTGAAAATGTAGAAGATGTAAAAGCAAAAATTTATGAAAATATTTCTATCGCTGAAACAGCAGTGGCTCCTAAATTAGTTCATACTGTTATTACTGACTAA
- a CDS encoding cytidine deaminase, producing the protein MDKKKYIEEANKMLSKAYIPYSKFPVGAALVTKEGKIYTGCNIENASYGLCNCAERTAIFKAVSEGERDFSYLVITGETDGPISPCGACRQVIAEFCDPKMRVLLTNVKGDEKEVTVEQLLPGAFTIDDLK; encoded by the coding sequence ATGGATAAGAAAAAATATATTGAAGAAGCAAATAAGATGTTATCGAAAGCGTATATTCCGTATTCAAAATTTCCGGTTGGTGCTGCATTAGTTACAAAAGAAGGTAAAATCTATACTGGTTGTAATATAGAAAATGCTTCTTACGGTTTATGTAACTGTGCAGAAAGAACAGCAATATTCAAAGCAGTATCAGAAGGGGAGCGCGACTTTAGTTACTTAGTCATTACAGGAGAAACTGACGGACCTATTTCACCATGTGGTGCTTGTAGACAAGTGATTGCTGAATTTTGTGATCCGAAAATGCGAGTTTTACTAACGAATGTAAAAGGTGACGAAAAAGAAGTGACTGTTGAGCAGTTACTGCCTGGTGCTTTCACAATTGATGATTTAAAATAA
- a CDS encoding DUF2871 domain-containing protein, translated as MKKLYNAAFIYLIIGLLSGVFARKYTKAQGIKGSTMLQLVHTHVLVLGFIFFLVAVALVKVFQIQETKSFHAWFVVYNTGLIITIVTMVCRGLLQVNGTDFNGLSHMAGLGHVIISIGFVWFMILLKKSIK; from the coding sequence ATGAAGAAATTATATAATGCAGCATTCATTTACTTAATTATTGGTTTATTATCAGGAGTATTTGCGCGAAAGTATACGAAAGCACAAGGAATTAAAGGTTCCACTATGTTGCAATTAGTACATACACACGTACTAGTGCTTGGATTCATATTCTTTTTAGTCGCTGTTGCTTTAGTTAAAGTATTTCAAATACAAGAAACAAAAAGTTTTCATGCCTGGTTTGTTGTATATAATACAGGATTAATTATTACTATCGTAACAATGGTATGTAGAGGTCTTCTACAAGTAAATGGAACTGACTTTAACGGTTTAAGCCATATGGCTGGATTAGGTCATGTTATTATAAGTATCGGTTTCGTTTGGTTTATGATTTTACTCAAAAAGTCTATTAAATAG
- a CDS encoding DUF896 domain-containing protein — protein sequence MKNILFRINELSKKEKTSGLTVDEKQEQQMLRQNYTKTFRGSLDSILLNTKIVDSNGFNVTPVALQDAQIRLKLSK from the coding sequence ATGAAAAACATTTTATTCCGTATTAACGAATTATCAAAAAAAGAAAAAACATCTGGATTAACAGTTGATGAAAAACAAGAACAACAAATGTTACGTCAAAACTATACAAAAACATTTCGTGGAAGTTTAGATTCCATTTTATTAAACACAAAAATTGTCGATTCAAATGGTTTTAATGTTACACCAGTTGCATTACAAGATGCTCAAATTCGTTTGAAATTAAGCAAATGA